One stretch of Nitrosococcus watsonii C-113 DNA includes these proteins:
- a CDS encoding glutathione S-transferase family protein: MGLLIDGQWQDQWYDTKSTGGRFQRSESQFRNWVTADGAPGPSGTGGFEAQSGRYHLYGSYACPWVHRTLVMRAWKGLEKHIGLSVVHPLMLENGWELREDFDGATGDTLYGLDKLYELYLKADNRYSGRVTVPVLWDKQRETIVSNESADIIRMLNRAFDDRGARPGDYYPEDLRESIEAINETVYDNINNGVYKAGFATSQEAYDEAVTVLFDTLESLEQRLGESRYLVGNTLTEADLRLWTTLLRFDPVYVTHFKCDRKRIRDYPNLDGLLREIYQLPGVAETVHMDHIRNHYFRSHPTVNPNGIVSIGPELDLSAPHGRDRLGERMVRGA, encoded by the coding sequence ATGGGATTATTGATAGACGGGCAATGGCAGGATCAGTGGTATGACACTAAAAGCACTGGCGGTCGCTTCCAACGTTCCGAGAGCCAATTCCGCAACTGGGTGACCGCCGATGGTGCGCCTGGACCCAGCGGTACGGGTGGTTTTGAAGCCCAATCCGGGCGCTACCATTTGTATGGATCGTATGCCTGCCCTTGGGTACACCGGACCCTGGTCATGCGTGCCTGGAAAGGGCTAGAGAAGCACATTGGCCTGTCCGTGGTGCATCCGCTGATGCTGGAGAACGGTTGGGAGCTGCGGGAAGATTTTGACGGCGCTACCGGCGATACGCTCTACGGGCTGGATAAACTCTATGAACTCTATTTGAAGGCGGACAATCGCTACAGCGGCCGGGTAACCGTGCCCGTGTTGTGGGACAAGCAGCGGGAGACCATCGTCAGCAATGAGTCGGCGGATATTATTCGCATGCTCAACCGCGCCTTCGATGATCGCGGCGCCAGGCCAGGGGACTACTACCCCGAGGATCTGCGCGAATCCATCGAGGCGATCAACGAGACCGTTTATGACAACATCAATAATGGGGTGTACAAGGCCGGTTTCGCCACCAGCCAGGAAGCCTATGATGAAGCAGTGACAGTGCTGTTCGACACCCTGGAGAGCTTGGAGCAGCGCCTTGGCGAGAGCCGCTATCTGGTGGGCAACACCCTGACCGAAGCGGATCTGCGCCTGTGGACCACCCTGCTGCGCTTCGATCCCGTTTACGTAACCCACTTCAAGTGCGATCGCAAGCGCATCCGGGACTATCCCAATCTGGACGGGTTGCTGCGGGAGATTTATCAGCTACCCGGCGTGGCCGAGACGGTCCACATGGACCATATCCGCAATCATTACTTCCGCAGCCATCCGACGGTGAACCCCAACGGCATTGTCT